One window from the genome of Nicotiana sylvestris chromosome 9, ASM39365v2, whole genome shotgun sequence encodes:
- the LOC104231706 gene encoding putative disease resistance RPP13-like protein 1: MEIGLAVGGAFLSSALNVLFDRLAPQGELLKMFQRDKHDVRLLKKLRITLLGLQAVLCDAENKKASNQYVSQWLIELQDAVDSAENLMEEINYEVLRVKVEGQYQNLGETSNQQVSDLNLCLSDEFFLNIKEKLEDAIETLEELEKQIGRLDLKAYLDSSKQETRKPSTSVVDESDIFGRQNEIMELVDRLLSVDANGKNLTVIPIVGMAGVGKTTLAKAVYNDENKVKDHFNLKAWICVSEPYDAFRITKGLLQEIGSFDSMIDNNLNQLQIKLKENLKGKKFLIVLDDIWNENYNEWDDLRNLFVQGEKGSKIVVTTRKESIALMMGSGPIRVGTLSGEVSWDLFERHALENRDPKGLSKLRHVGIQIANKCNGLPLALKTLAGLLRSKSDVEEWRHILRSETWELPNCPNGILPALMLSYNDLPAYLKRCFSYCAIFPKDYSFCKEQVIHLWIANGLIQRFHKDENIEDSSIQCFLELKSRSLFERVPNSTQRSNIEKYQMHDLVNDLAQIASAKLCIRLEDNEPSHTLERSRHLSYSMDHGDLEKLKPLYKLEQLRTLLPLSIQPHSSIKLSERVLHNILPTLKSLRALSLSRYAIKELPSVLFIKLKLLRFLDLSRTMIKMLPDSVCLLYNLETLLLSSCDYLIELPLQLENLISLRHLDISGSSLLKLSLHPSKLKSLHVLRGARFLLGGYSGSIIGELGELHNLYGSVSVLALQNVVDRKEAQKANMRKKEYIEELSLEWSESIADNSQIERDILDDLQPDTNIKELQITGYRGTKFPNWLAYPSFLKLVKLSLIKCKDCDSLPALGQISSLKFLTIKGMHRVLEVTEEFYGTSFFNKPFNSLEKLEFSEMLEWKQWHLLGNGEFPILRDLSIENCPKLMGKLPENLSSLIELNISKCPQLILETPVQLPYLKMFRVVGSPKLGVLFNRAELFTSQLQGLKQIAELYIIDCHALTSLPISSLPDTLKRIWMYRCGKLKLESPVSEMITSGHNMFLESFRLHRCHSIDDILPELVPRAHSLSVDGCPRLTRLLIPTATEVLGIYKCENLEILSVARGTQMTSLHTLVIRDCQKLKSMPERMQELLPFLKKLELHNCPEIKSFPEEGLPFSLGVLVIDDCKKLVHGRKQWHLQRLPYLTELTIFHDGSDEEILADENWELPSSIRILMIYNLKTLSSQVLKNLTSLIHLLIGSLPQVWSLLEEGLPSSLCYLSLYDHPELHSLPTEGLRSLTSLQCLRIDKCPNLHSLPELALPSSLIELRIDRCPNLKPLPLKGMPPSIFELSISECPLRKPRLEFEKGGYFAHISEIYIDGECL, from the coding sequence ATGGAGATTGGCTTAGCAGTTGGAGGTGCATTTCTATCTTCAGCTTTGAATGTTCTCTTTGATAGGCTTGCTCCTCAGGGCGAGCTGCTGAAGATGTTTCAGAGGGACAAACATGATGTTCGATTATTAAAGAAGCTGAGAATTACCTTGCTTGGTCTTCAGGCTGTTCTATGTGATGCAGAGAATAAGAAGGCATCAAATCAATACGTGAGCCAGTGGCTTATTGAGCTTCAAGATGCTGTGGACAGTGCCGAAAACTTAATGGAAGAAATCAATTATGAAGTTCTGAGAGTTAAGGTGGAAGGTCAGTATCAAAATCTTGGAGAAACAAGCAACCAGCAAGTAAGTGACCTCAACTTGTGCTTGAGTGATGAATTTTTCCTTAACATAAAGGAGAAGTTGGAGGACGCCATTGAAACATTGGAGGAGTTGGAAAAGCAAATTGGTCGCCTTGACCTAAAGGCATATCTTGACTCGAGTAAACAAGAAACTAGAAAACCTTCAACTTCTGTGGTTGATGAATCTGATATCTTTGGTAGGCAGAATGAAATAATGGAATTGGTTGACCGCTTATTGTCTGTTGATGCAAACGGAAAAAATTTGACTGTAATTCCTATAGTTGGAATGGCTGGGGTTGGCAAGACAACACTTGCTAAAGCTGTTTACAACGATGAGAACAAGGTGAAAGACCATTTTAATTTGAAAGCTTGGATCTGTGTGTCTGAACCATATGATGCTTTTAGAATAACAAAAGGGTTACTTCAAGAAATTGGCTCATTTGACTCTATGATTGATAACAATCTTAATCAGCTTCagataaaattgaaggaaaacttAAAGGGAAAAAAGTTTCTTATTGTTTTAGATGACATTTGGAATGAGAACTATAATGAGTGGGATGACTTGAGAAATCTTTTTGTACAAGGGGAGAAAGGAAGTAAGATCGTTGTGACGACACGCAAAGAAAGCATTGCCTTAATGATGGGAAGTGGGCCAATTAGGGTCGGGACTCTGTCGGGTGAAGTTTCTTGGGATTTATTTGAAAGACATGCATTAGAAAACAGGGATCCTAAGGGCCTTTCAAAACTTAGACATGTTGGAATACAAATTGCAAACAAATGCAATGGATTGCCGTTAGCTCTAAAGACACTTGCTGGTTTGTTACGCTCCAAATCGGATGTTGAAGAGTGGAGGCACATTTTAAGAAGCGAAACATGGGAATTACCAAACTGTCCAAATGGCATCTTGCCAGCATTGATGTTGAGCTACAATGATCTTCCTGCATATTTGAAGCGATGCTTTTCCTATTGTGCAATATTTCCCAAAGATTATTCATTTTGCAAAGAACAAGTTATTCATTTGTGGATTGCCAATGGTCTCATACAGCGGTTCCATAAAGATGAAAATATTGAAGATTCTAGCATCCAATGCTTTCTCGAGTTGAAATCAAGATCATTGTTTGAAAGGGTCCCAAATTCTACTCAAAGAAGCAACATAGAGAAATACCAAATGCATGACCTTGTCAATGATTTGGCTCAAATTGCATCTGCAAAACTTTGTATCAGGTTGGAAGACAACGAACCATCTCATACGTTGGAAAGAAGTCGACACCTGTCATATTCAATGGACCATGGTGACCTTGAGAAGTTGAAACCCCTTTACAAATTGGAACAATTGAGGACATTGCTTCCGTTAAGTATCCAACCACATAGTTCAATTAAGCTAAGCGAGAGGGTGCTGCATAACATATTGCCAACACTAAAATCCTTAAGGGCATTGTCATTGTCTCGTTATGCTATCAAGGAGTTGCCAAGTGTcttgtttatcaaattaaaacTCCTAAGATTTTTGGATCTTTCTCGGACAATGATAAAAATGTTACCAGATTCAGTTTGTCTATTGTATAACTTAGAGACACTACTTTTGTCATCGTGTGATTATCTCATAGAGTTACCGCTGCAATTGGAAAACTTGATCAGCTTGCGTCATCTTGACATTAGCGGCAGTTCTCTCTTGAAGTTGTCTCTACATCCAAGTAAGTTGAAAAGCCTCCACGTGTTACGGGGAGCTAGATTTCTTCTGGGTGGATACAGTGGTTCAATAATTGGAGAGTTGGGTGAACTACATAACTTGTATGGTTCTGTATCGGTTTTAGCATTGCAAAATGTGGTCGATAGAAAGGAAGCTCAGAAGGCAAACATGAGGAAGAAGGAATATATTGAGGAGTTATCATTGGAGTGGAGTGAGAGTATTGCTGACAATTCACAAATTGAAAGAGATATACTTGATGATTTACAACCAGATACAAACATAAAAGAACTCCAAATCACTGGATATAGAGGGACAAAATTTCCTAACTGGCTAGCTTATCCTTCGTTTCTTAAACTGGTGAAATTGTCTCTTATCAAGTGCAAGGACTGTGATTCCTTGCCAGCTCTAGGACAAATTTCTTCTTTGAAATTCCTTACTATTAAAGGGATGCATCGAGTATTAGAGGTGACCGAAGAATTCTATGGCACTTCTTTTTTCAATAAGCCCTTTAACTCTCTTGAGAAGCTGGAATTTTCAGAGATGCTGGAGTGGAAGCAGTGGCATCTACTTGGAAATGGAGAGTTCCCTATACTTCGGGACCTTTCAATTGAAAATTGCCCCAAGTTGATGGGGAAGTTGCCTGaaaatctttcttctttgataGAATTGAACATTTCAAAATGTCCTCAACTCATTTTGGAGACACCTGTTCAACTTCCATATTTAAAAATGTTTCGAGTAGTTGGTTCTCCTAAGCTTGGAGTTCTTTTTAATCGTGCTGAGTTGTTTACATCCCAACTTCAGGGGCTGAAACAGATAGCTGAACTATATATTATTGATTGTCACGCTCTCACCTCCTTACCTATTAGCAGTCTACCAGATACTCTAAAGAGAATATGGATGTATCGTTGTGGGAAGTTGAAATTGGAGTCGCCAGTTAGTGAGATGATTACTAGCGGACATAACATGTTTCTCGAGAGCTTCAGATTACATAGGTGTCATTCCATAGATGATATATTACCTGAGTTGGTCCCAAGAGCACACTCTTTGAGTGTGGATGGTTGCCCCCGCCTTACAAGGCTTTTGATTCCCACTGCGACTGAAGTTCTCGGTATTTATAAATGTGAGAATCTTGAAATACTTTCAGTGGCACGCGGGACTCAGATGACATCGTTGCATACTTTGGTTATTAGAGACTGCCAGAAGCTGAAGTCGATGCCAGAACGTATGCAGGAACTCCTTCCATTTCTTAAAAAACTGGAACTGCATAATTGTCCCGAAATCAAGTCCTTTCCTGAAGAAGGTTTACCGTTCAGCTTAGGAGTCCTTGTGATCGACGATTGCAAGAAACTGGTGCATGGCCGAAAGCAATGGCATTTACAGAGACTCCCTTATCTCACAGAGTTAACCATCTTTCATGATGGCAGTGATGAAGAGATTCTTGCTGATGAAAATTGGGAGCTTCCTAGCTCAATTCGAATTCTTATGATTTACAATCTGAAAACATTGAGCAGCCAAGTTCTCAAAAATCTCACCTCTCTTATACATCTACTTATTGGTAGTTTACCTCAAGTTTGGTCACTATTGGAAGAAGGGCTTCCCTCTTCTCTTTGTTACCTATCATTATATGATCATCCTGAGCTCCATTCACTACCGACTGAAGGTCTTAGGAGCCTCACTTCGCTTCAATGTCTAAGGATCGACAAGTGTCCTAATCTCCATTCTCTTCCAGAATTAGCGCTGCCCTCTTCCCTCATTGAGCTGCGTATCGATCGTTGTCCTAATCTCAAACCCCTACCATTAAAAGGAATGCCACCTTCCATCTTTGAACTATCTATTTCTGAATGTCCGTTGAGAAAACCACGTCTAGAATTTGAGAAGGGGGGTTACTTTGCTCATATATCCGAAATATATATCGATGGTGAATGCCTGTAA